ATGGGGGACGTTGAAGGCGGCTGCGTATTATTGCCACGATCCGATATTGCAGACCCACGTCTGCCCGAGCTCCTTCGATCTCGAGGCGCGCGGGTCGACGCCGTCTCAGCCTACCGAACCGAGTATGTAGAGATTACCGCAGACGCTAAGGCGAGCCTAAAGGAAGCAGACGCTATGACGTTCACGAGCCCATCCAGTATCCGAGGTCTCCTCAAGGGTCTTGGTTCTGATGACCCGGGTTGCATCGAGAACACCGTGGTCGCCACGGTAGGACCCGTCACTTCTGATGCTGCTCGAGCTCTCGGTGTCCGTGTCGATGTCGAGGCCACCGAGTCGACATTCCGAGGACTTGTCGAGGCGTTGGATCACTACGACGGGTGGGAAGTGTGACGATGGTGAACGACGGCACCGCCCCACAACGACCTCAGCGGCTTCGGCGGACAGAGACACTGCGTGCAATGGTCCGCGAGACACGTCTCTGCATCGATGACTTGATCCTGCCACTCTTCGTGTCGGACGCCGATGGCGTGTCGGAAATCGCGTCTATGCCCGGCACCTTTCGGCGATCGGTGGATGAGTCAGCGAAATATGCGGACTACGTTTCGGACCTCGGAATTCGATCCGTCATTCTGTTCGGGATTCCTGATCAAAAAGATTCTGGGGGCAGCCAAAGCTTCGCCCCTGACGGCGTGGTGCAAAGAGCCGCGCGAGCGATACGCGCTAGGTGCCCGAACTTGGTCATAATCATGGACACGTGCCTATGTGAATATACGGACCATGGCCATTGCGGCATCCTGCGCGACGATCAGTCGGTGGACCTGCCCGGAACGCTCGACCTACTAGCCCGAGTTGCGGTGTCTCAGGCGGAGAGTGGTGCCGATGTCATCGCTCCGTCTGGAATGATGGATGGAATGGTTAGTGCCATCCGCGGTTCACTCGACGCTTCCGGGTTTTCGGAGGTCCCCATTATGTCTTACGCGGTGAAGTATGCCTCCGCCTACTACGGACCGTTTCGGGACGCGGCGAACGGAGCGCCTTCCTTCGGTGACCGTCGGTCCCATCAGATGGATCCGGCCAACGCACGCGAGGCTTTGAGAGAGGCGGCACTTGATGTGAAGGAGGGAGCTGATTTTCTTATGGTAAAACCGGCATTAGCCTATCTGGACATCGTTCGCATGTTGAAGGATACGTTCCCGTCCATGCCACTCGTCGCCTACAATGTCAGCGGTGAGTACTCCATGGTTAAGGCCGCAGCGCGCGCCGGGTGGTTGGACGAACAAGCTGTAGTTATGGAATCCCTCTCAGGTATGAAGCGAGCCGGGGCAGATCTTTTGATTACTTATCACGCCGAGGAGGTAGCCCAGTGGCTACGCAAAACGACGCCATAGAAGAAAAGCCGCAGAGTTCACTCAATCACTTCGGCATCTTTTCACTAACAGAGGACTACTGGCGTTTAGACGATAAAGAACGCTCGGACCTGCAAGTTTCTTGGATCGACCACATGGGGCGCGTGGCCGAGGGTGTTCGTCACTACCGAACTTCGCCAACACGCGTAGGAACCGACTTTATTTTATGGTGCGCGCTCCGTATGGAAGCGTCGGAGAATCCGCAGACATTCTTCGACGCGTACTCTAGGGCGCTGAGGCCCTTCCGACGGTACGTCACCATGGTCGACGTCCTCTGGGGATTCACGCGTGGGACTCAATACCGGGGCGGTCGTGACGCAGGGCGGATTGATCCATTCGATTCTGTGAAATTGCCCTACCTAATCGCTTATCCGTTCTCCAAGACCGCGGAGTGGTATTTGATTCACCAGCCTGGTCGTCAGGCGATGATGAACGAGCATATACGAATTGGGCGAAGCTACGACGGAATCTCCCAGTTACTTCTCTACTCTACCGGGTTACAGGATCATGAATTCGTTGTGGTTTACGAATCCGATGATCTGCCGCGATTCTCGGCGTTGGTCCGCGAACTAAGAGCAACCGCCGCTCGGCCCTATACGCTCTTGGACGCGCCTGTTCACGTGGGAGTCCATGCGCCGAGCGATTGTCCGGACGACCTTTGGCCGTGAGCGAGACAAGACTCGTAGCGGCGTGTCGGTGCACGCCGGTGGACCGTACGCCAGCTTGGTTCATGCGGCAGGCTGGTCGATTCCTTCCGGAGTATCGAGCTGTGCGGAAGCATCACACCCTTCTGGACATATGCGCGGATCCAGAATTGACGGCGGAAGTCACACTTCAGCCGATCCGCCGTTTCGGCATGGATGGTGCCATCATTTTTGCGGACATCCTGCTGCCTGTCGTGCCCATGGGTATTGATCTGGACTTTATCCCAGACGTAGGGCCATTAATCGGGAACCCAGTCTCATCTATGTCGGACGTAGAGGCCCTTCGCCCCTTCAATCCGCACGAGTGCGTCGCTCCTACACTCGCGGCCTTGGGGCTCGTCCGCGAAGCACTCCCTAGGGAAACAGCGCTCATAGGGTTCGCCGGCGCCCCGTTCACCCTCGCGAGTTATCTCATTGAGGGAAAACCGACGCGGAACTTTATCAAGACGAAGAGCTTCATGTATCACGAGCCTGCTGCGTTCCAAGCTCTGATGGAGAAGCTCGTGACGATGACGATTTCCTACTTGACCGCGCAAGCTGAGGCCGGAGCACAGGTGCTTCAATTATTCGATAGCTGGGTCGGATACTTGAGCGCGGGCGACTATCGCCGCTACATCAAGCCTCACTCGTCAGCGATCTTCGACGCGTTGTCGGAGCTTGATTGCCCCACGATTCATTTCGGTGTTGGAACCGGGGAACTTCTACCGGACATGAGCGAGGCCGGTGGCGATGTCATCGGACTCGACTGGCGCGTGCCTCTTGACGAGGGATGGTCTCGGATCGGTCGGGAGAAGGGTGTCCAGGGAAATCTGGATCCCACCGTACTCTTCGCTCCGCACGACGTTTTAAGGGCGAGCGTCGAGAACATCCTAGAGCGCGCGAATGGTCGTCCTGGCCACATATTCAACCTTGGGCATGGGGTAACGCCGAAAACGCCGATGGACAGCATCTCCGTGGTACTCGATACGCTCAGGTCGTGGAGCAGTGATAGGTCGAGCTAGTATGGAAAATAATATACCGACCGTTGCGGTGATCGGCGGCGGACTCGCTGGCCTTACCGCGGCGCATCGGTTGCTTCACCCTGATGCACGGCTGGAATTGGTAGGCGATTCGGGACGTCGCTTCGAGTGTCGCCTCGTTCTACTCGAGCGCGGTGATCGATTAGGTGGAAAGATAGTGACCGAGAGATTCGATGGATTCACTGTCGAGGGGTCCGCAGACAGCTTTCTTGTTCGGAAACCTTGGGCCCGAGCACTAGTTGAGGAGCTGGGCCTCGAAGACGATTTGGTCGCGTGCGAACCAGAGAAACCGAGGGCGTTCGTTCGCCGCTCTGGAAGATTGGTACCGTTTCCCGACGGACTAAGCGGAATGGTTCCCACCCAGATGGGTCCCTTATGGAGTTCAGGGATCCTCAGTCCTCTCGGATGCGCTCGCGTCGCCATGGAGCCACTTATTCCCCGACGCAAGCACGGGGGTGATGAGACCGTGGCGTCTTTCGTGCGTCGTCGTTTCGGGACCGAGCTGTATGAGCGATTAATGCAGCCCCTACTCGGTGGATTGTACGGGAGCAGTCCCGAAGAGTTGAGTGTCGAGGCCACCTTTCCGGTTCTCGTCGAGGCGGAGAAGAAATCCGGTAGCGTCGGACGGGGGCTAGCCGCCCTTGCCCGCGAGCGCCCTCCCAAGAGCGACAAGCGTTATCTAGGGGCACCCTTCATTTCACTTCGAAATGGAATCGGAGATCTAATCGACGCGCTCGAAACGTCCGTTGTTGCCGCAGGTGCAAAAGTAGAACTTGGCACAGAGGTAACCTCGGTTAGGAGATCCGAAGCTAGGTGGGTCATCGAGTTTGAAGACCGTCGGCCGCTCACAGTCGACGCTGTCGTGCTCACCTTGCCGGCACCGGCCGCAGCGCGCGTACTGCCCG
This portion of the Longimicrobiales bacterium genome encodes:
- a CDS encoding uroporphyrinogen-III synthase, producing the protein MKIGRLLEEFGAKPVLVPTIAILPPAVHGPLDRALQDASKYEWIVFTSANGVRSVLGRCAVLGIDFSAWANIRLAAVGTSTAKTMEDAGLTVSAIPHAYRSDRLPDAMGDVEGGCVLLPRSDIADPRLPELLRSRGARVDAVSAYRTEYVEITADAKASLKEADAMTFTSPSSIRGLLKGLGSDDPGCIENTVVATVGPVTSDAARALGVRVDVEATESTFRGLVEALDHYDGWEV
- the hemB gene encoding porphobilinogen synthase; amino-acid sequence: MVNDGTAPQRPQRLRRTETLRAMVRETRLCIDDLILPLFVSDADGVSEIASMPGTFRRSVDESAKYADYVSDLGIRSVILFGIPDQKDSGGSQSFAPDGVVQRAARAIRARCPNLVIIMDTCLCEYTDHGHCGILRDDQSVDLPGTLDLLARVAVSQAESGADVIAPSGMMDGMVSAIRGSLDASGFSEVPIMSYAVKYASAYYGPFRDAANGAPSFGDRRSHQMDPANAREALREAALDVKEGADFLMVKPALAYLDIVRMLKDTFPSMPLVAYNVSGEYSMVKAAARAGWLDEQAVVMESLSGMKRAGADLLITYHAEEVAQWLRKTTP
- a CDS encoding chlorite dismutase family protein produces the protein MATQNDAIEEKPQSSLNHFGIFSLTEDYWRLDDKERSDLQVSWIDHMGRVAEGVRHYRTSPTRVGTDFILWCALRMEASENPQTFFDAYSRALRPFRRYVTMVDVLWGFTRGTQYRGGRDAGRIDPFDSVKLPYLIAYPFSKTAEWYLIHQPGRQAMMNEHIRIGRSYDGISQLLLYSTGLQDHEFVVVYESDDLPRFSALVRELRATAARPYTLLDAPVHVGVHAPSDCPDDLWP
- the hemE gene encoding uroporphyrinogen decarboxylase, encoding MSETRLVAACRCTPVDRTPAWFMRQAGRFLPEYRAVRKHHTLLDICADPELTAEVTLQPIRRFGMDGAIIFADILLPVVPMGIDLDFIPDVGPLIGNPVSSMSDVEALRPFNPHECVAPTLAALGLVREALPRETALIGFAGAPFTLASYLIEGKPTRNFIKTKSFMYHEPAAFQALMEKLVTMTISYLTAQAEAGAQVLQLFDSWVGYLSAGDYRRYIKPHSSAIFDALSELDCPTIHFGVGTGELLPDMSEAGGDVIGLDWRVPLDEGWSRIGREKGVQGNLDPTVLFAPHDVLRASVENILERANGRPGHIFNLGHGVTPKTPMDSISVVLDTLRSWSSDRSS
- the hemG gene encoding protoporphyrinogen oxidase, producing the protein MENNIPTVAVIGGGLAGLTAAHRLLHPDARLELVGDSGRRFECRLVLLERGDRLGGKIVTERFDGFTVEGSADSFLVRKPWARALVEELGLEDDLVACEPEKPRAFVRRSGRLVPFPDGLSGMVPTQMGPLWSSGILSPLGCARVAMEPLIPRRKHGGDETVASFVRRRFGTELYERLMQPLLGGLYGSSPEELSVEATFPVLVEAEKKSGSVGRGLAALARERPPKSDKRYLGAPFISLRNGIGDLIDALETSVVAAGAKVELGTEVTSVRRSEARWVIEFEDRRPLTVDAVVLTLPAPAAARVLPGHPDLAMELGQIPFTSTSVVTAAFKQDAFDGPLKGHGYLNPISESRKVAGVTWSSRKFAGRAPEGQVLLRGFVRDPHLPAAGPKGEEELLAILEDEIRDAVGLTAAPLWWRVFRWESSMPAYTVGHIARVASVQSEAHKLSGLFLAGCSYGGVGIPDTVRSGEDAAIRLMKHEG